The Paenibacillus sp. FSL R7-0345 DNA segment TCTTCCTTCTCTCTGATATTCTCCTTCTCATAAGCTTCCAGTACCAGTTGCTGCTCCAGATTCAGGAGCTTTGTTAAGGTCTGTACAACTTTAAGTCGCTCATTATCTTTAAGTGTCTCCCCATAGACAACTGTTATAAAAACATTCTGGAGATTCTGGAATGCGGATAGATACCATTTAGGTTCCAGCCCTACTCTTTTATGAATCTTGGCAATTGTCAGCCGTTTGGCTACGTATTGTTCATCGATGTTACCGTCGAATATCTCAATAATATGTTGCTTCAGCGTTCTTTTGAGCCGTTCAATAGTGCTGTGCTCAAGAATAATGGCTTCCAGCTTGTTAACTGCGAGAACGGTACTGTAAAACTGGTCGGTTATATAGTCAATTTGGCGTTCTACGGTTGGCTTCATCAGGCGAAGCAGGCTTAAGTCTTCTTCTGTTAAGTCAATCATTCGCATTTGTTCATTCAACTCATCATGTCCGCTGAGAGAGTGAAATACTGCTGTGGCAATGGGTGCAATAGGCTCGATGTCCTTGGAGTGCGCGTCGGGAGATTCCTCATTTGTCTTACGTGATTGACTGCCATGCATAAAAGAAAAAGGACACTTCCCCATACTTCCACTCTCCCTTAATTCCTAAATATTAGCATTGCAAAGATAGCCATATTCTAACCCACGCGAGAGATAATTGTAAAGAATTTTAAGTAGTTTTTTGTTGAAATATGTTGGATATAACATGGTTTCACGTAGATTATTGTCGTTTTATGTCGAATAGTAGATTCGTGGGTTTCTCAATATATTAAATGACTGCTTTTATAACCAAAGAACACTTGTTCCCTTATATAATTTCAGCAATATTTGATAATGCCTGCATGTCCAAAATGCTGACTGTCCTATTCTTCACCAGTATGATCTTCATCCGCTCCAGCTTATTCAGTTTGCGGCTGAGTGTTTCCGGAGTTGTCCCGATCATCGCGGCGAATTCCTTTTTGGCAGCCGGCAGAAATAGAGTGTGATATCGTTCTTCCCCGCCTGTCAGCAGAGACTGTCTCGAATATAGATGCAGCAGAAGTCTGGCTAGTCTCTTTTCCGCCTCAAAAATATGCAGTGCCCCTGCCAGCTCATCTGCCTGCTGCAGCTGCTCACTCACAGATTTCAGAAAACTGAAGGCAAGCCCAGCATTACTGGCTATTAAAGGCATAAAATCCTCCCGCCGCATCCGGCAGATATATCCGCTCTCTACCACTTCAGCGGTCGCATAATGCTGTTTATTATGAAGCAGGGCAAACTGGCCAAAATAGTCACCCGGAAAAAGAAAACGCAGTATATGCTGCTTCCCCTCTTTACTGGTCTGGGTCAGCTTTATCAGCCCATTGTTAACTACAAATAAAGAGTCAGACTGCTCCCCTTCCCTAAATACCAGACTGCCTTTTGCATAATAATCAGACTCAATAATATCTTCCACCTTATGCAGTTCATGATCAGGCAAAGCTACAAAAACCGGCACCTGACGGACACAGGAGTCTTTATGGCATGTGTTACATTTCATCTCGCATCTATCCTTCCTGACTACCTGAAGCCAACATATCAGGAATGTACAAATCTCCCGGTGACCCGGCTCACAATAATTCAGAAAACTTGATCTGTATCAAGGATTATGTGCTTCATCCCCTTCATACTACAGGTAGAGAGATTATAGAGGAGAGGGACAACCATGCAGCAGTATACATTTGAAGATATGCAAAAGATGGATAGGGCAAAGCTGGGCAATATGGTACCGCTGGAGCTGTTTCGGACGATAAGGCTGATTGGCATGAACCAGGGGCTGCCTATGGGGGGCAAAGGCACAACGCTTACTGTGGGAAGAAAAATCGGAGAAAGCCTTCCGGTTACCAGTGTGAATGATCTGCTTGCCCTTTTTGAGGAGTTAAAAATCGGGATCCCGCGGATTGTCTATTCGGATGAGCGCAAGATGAACATCGTTGTTGAGGATTGTTTCTGCAAAGGTTTGCCGACACTGGAGGAGGAGAAAATGATTTGTGATCTAGAAGGAGCCATCCTGGAGGGAGCGTTGACTAAACTGCTGGGCCGCAGAATAAGTGTAAGGGAAATTAAATGTAATGCCACCGGTGATGAGTATTGTGAGTACGAAGTAAAGCTGTAACCTCCGGGGAAAACTAATTGAAAGAAGGAGATTAATATGGAAAAGAAGAACATTAGCGAGGCCATTCAACACCTGGAGGAGCGTTTTACGAAAAAGGTATTGTTTCAAAAGGGAGACAGTGTAGTCTTCGTGCTCAACTTCATGCCTGGTCAAAAGCTTCCGGCACATACTCATCCTGGTGCGGATGTATACATTTACGCTCTTCAAGG contains these protein-coding regions:
- a CDS encoding V4R domain-containing protein gives rise to the protein MQQYTFEDMQKMDRAKLGNMVPLELFRTIRLIGMNQGLPMGGKGTTLTVGRKIGESLPVTSVNDLLALFEELKIGIPRIVYSDERKMNIVVEDCFCKGLPTLEEEKMICDLEGAILEGALTKLLGRRISVREIKCNATGDEYCEYEVKL
- a CDS encoding Crp/Fnr family transcriptional regulator, with the translated sequence MKCNTCHKDSCVRQVPVFVALPDHELHKVEDIIESDYYAKGSLVFREGEQSDSLFVVNNGLIKLTQTSKEGKQHILRFLFPGDYFGQFALLHNKQHYATAEVVESGYICRMRREDFMPLIASNAGLAFSFLKSVSEQLQQADELAGALHIFEAEKRLARLLLHLYSRQSLLTGGEERYHTLFLPAAKKEFAAMIGTTPETLSRKLNKLERMKIILVKNRTVSILDMQALSNIAEII
- a CDS encoding cupin domain-containing protein; translation: MEKKNISEAIQHLEERFTKKVLFQKGDSVVFVLNFMPGQKLPAHTHPGADVYIYALQGSGTITVNDADQEFAEGEVIHIAEDEVFAYRNSGNIPSSLHVVISKLPSAAYAKEI